One stretch of Hevea brasiliensis isolate MT/VB/25A 57/8 chromosome 12, ASM3005281v1, whole genome shotgun sequence DNA includes these proteins:
- the LOC110631906 gene encoding putative pentatricopeptide repeat-containing protein At1g12700, mitochondrial: protein MEPDVVTYNSLMDGYCQCGQLDKAGNVIDFMVHNGIVDPISYNILISGYWGIDEALTLFEALEKCLLEPDHVCYTMLIDGLCKKGLLDEAYKVFRGMKDGGCLPNDCCYFVIIQGFLKHGDVPKASQLIEEMVGKGFSGVWTILYPHWTKGSKV from the exons ATGGAGCCTGATGTTGTCACTTATAATTCGCTGATGGATGGATATTGTCAGTGTGGCCAATTGGATAAAGCTGGAAATGTAATTGATTTTATGGTACACAATGGAATAGTTGATCCTATTAGCTACAACATTTTGATTAGTGGATATT GGGGTATTGATGAGGCACTCACTCTATTTGAAGCTTTGGAAAAGTGTCTGTTGGAGCCTGATCATGTGTGCTATACCATGTTGATTGATG GACTTTGCAAAAAGGGATTGCTGGATGAAGCATACAAAGTGTTTAGAGGAATGAAAGATGGTGGATGTTTACCGAATGATTGCTGCTATTTTGTGATTATTCAAGGGTTTCTCAAGCATGGAGATGTACCAAAAGCATCACAACTTATTGAAGAAATGGTTGGTAAGGGATTTTCTGGCGTATGGACAATCTTATATCCCCATTGGACTAAAGGTTCTAAGGTGTAG
- the LOC110631872 gene encoding cytochrome P450 714C2, producing the protein MEVQFDTKLLFSLVVIGFLGGLVRLYNGLVVKPKRLRSMLRKQGINGPPPTFLLGNIREIKKAQSSVVKTDPANDPPLLHNYAALLFPFFEMWRKEYGQLFVFSLGNTQILNLNQPDMVKEITTCVSLDLGKPSYQQKNLGPLLGQGILTSNGALWSHQRKILAPELYMEKIKGMVNLITESTITLINSWKSIIETNSGMADIKIDEGLRSFSADVISRACFGSNYSRGEKIFLKLRDLQKTMSKKGLAIGIPGMRYFPTKSNRESWALEKEIRNLILEVVKERQEAAYEKDLLQMILEGAKNSNLSREAMDRFIVDNCKNIYLAGFETTAVSATWCLMLLAVNQEWQDRVRAEVLEICGGGMPDSDMIPKMKLLNMVIHETLRLYSPVTVVSREAFKDMKFGNINVPKGVNIWTMVLQLHTDPEIWGSDSYKFKPERFANGIAGACKYPFLYMPFGVGPRVCLGQNLAMVELKILIALLLSNFSFSISPKYIHSPTLRLVIEPEHGVNLLVKKL; encoded by the exons ATGGAAGTTCAATTTGATACTAAGCTACTGTTTTCCCTCGTGGTTATCGGGTTTCTTGGAGGGCTGGTACGTCTTTACAATGGGTTGGTGGTGAAACCAAAGAGGCTTCGCTCCATGCTGAGGAAGCAGGGCATCAATGGACCACCGCCAACTTTTCTTCTTGGAAATATAAGAGAGATCAAGAAGGCTCAGTCCTCGGTTGTGAAGACTGATCCTGCCAATGACCCACCTCTCCTCCATAACTATGCTgctcttctttttcctttttttgagATGTGGAGGAAGGAATATG gtcaattgtttGTATTTTCCCTGGGGAACACACAAATACTTAATTTGAATCAACCTGACATGGTGAAAGAGATTACAACATGTGTATCCTTGGACTTAGGAAAACCTTCGTATCAACAGAAAAATCTTGGCCCTTTGCTTGGTCAGGGGATTCTGACATCAAATGGGGCTTTGTGGTCACATCAGAGGAAGATCCTTGCTCCTGAATTGTACATGGAAAAGATCAAG GGAATGGTCAACCTGATAACTGAGTCTACCATTACATTGATAAATTCATGGAAGAGTATAATTGAGACAAATAGTGGAATGGCAGACATCAAAATTGATGAGGGCCTCAGAAGTTTCTCTGCAGATGTTATCTCCAGAGCCTGTTTTGGAAGCAATTATTCTAGAGGAGAAAAGATTTTCCTGAAACTAAGAGATCTCCAGAAAACTATGTCAAAGAAAGGTCTAGCCATTGGAATTCCTGGAATGAG ATATTTTCCTACAAAAAGCAATAGAGAATCATGGGCGTTAGAGAAAGAAATCCGCAATTTGATACTGGAGGTAGTGAAGGAGAGACAAGAAGCTGCATATGAGAAGGATTTATTGCAGATGATTCTTGAAGGAGCCAAAAATAGCAATCTGAGTCGAGAAGCAATGGACCGATTCATAGTTGATAATTGCAAGAACATATACTTGGCTGGGTTTGAGACTACTGCAGTTTCAGCCACATGGTGCCTCATGTTGTTGGCAGTAAATCAAGAATGGCAGGATCGTGTCCGCGCAGAGGTTCTTGAAATTTGTGGAGGTGGCATGCCAGATTCCGATATGATTCCGAAGATGAAACTG CTTAACATGGTGATTCATGAAACACTGCGACTTTATTCACCAGTGACAGTGGTGTCAAGGGAGGCCTTCAAGGACATGAAATTTGGTAACATTAATGTTCCCAAGGGCGTGAATATTTGGACCATGGTGTTGCAATTGCATACAGACCCAGAAATATGGGGATCAGATTCTTACAAGTTCAAGCCTGAGAGATTTGCAAATGGAATAGCAGGTGCTTGCAAGTATCCATTCTTGTACATGCCATTCGGTGTTGGACCTCGGGTGTGTCTTGGACAGAACTTGGCCATGGTTGAACTCAAGATATTGATAGCTCTCCTTTTGTCCAACTTCTCTTTCTCCATCTCTCCCAAATATATCCACTCCCCTACTCTTAGGCTGGTCATAGAGCCAGAACATGGAGTCAATCTCCTCGTAAAGAAGTTGTAG